The Candidatus Nezhaarchaeota archaeon DNA window CACATAGGTTCTCTGATCAATTACTAAGACGTTTAGACTATGAGGGGTACTAATTGAGGATCATAGCCTGGGATGAAAGGCATGGCAGAATGTTCTTGGAAGTTGAAGGGCATAATGACCTCTGGTGCCTGTACAACGTCTTAAATCCTGGAGACTTAGTCACTGCAAAGACTTTGAGGGAAGTAAAGGTCAGCTCTAAGAGTACTCGAAGGCCCATGACTTTAAAGATTAGAGTCGAAAAGGTTGAGTTTCAGCCATTTACCGAGAAGCTTAGGATAATGGGGGTAGTCGTCGAGGGTCCTGACGAGTTCGGGGTTATAGGCTCGCATCACACAATAACAGTCAGTGAAGGCACGGCTCTCCTGATAGAGAAGGAGAAGTGGTTAAAGCACGAGGTGGAAAGAATCTTTAAGGCTGCATCTAAGAAGTCTCTAGCTACCTTGCTCATAGGAATAGACTCTGATGAGGCTGCCTTCGTAATGCCTCATGAATATGGTCTTGAATTGATAGCTGAAGTGCCACTAAACCTACCTGGAAAGCACGAAGCCTCTAAGAGAGAGGAGGTCCTTAAAAGCAAGATTCGTGAGCTTGTAGACAAGACGAAAGAACTCATTGAAAGGCTCAAGGTGAAGGTCGTCGCCATTGTCGGCCCAGGCTTCATAAAAGAGGAGCTGGCGAAGGAACTTGCATCGAACATAAACGTTAAGCTCTATTTAGATTCCGTTTCAGCAGGAGGTTATCAGGGAGTTAAAGAGGCCATTAGAAGGGGGATGCTGAAGAAGGTATTAAGGGATCTTAGCGTCATCGAAGAGGCAGAGCTTATGAATGAATTCCTTTCACATATATCCAAGAGCGATGACAAGGTCGCTTACGGACTTGAGGACGTGAAGAAAGCGGCTGAGTACAGAGCAGTTGAGAAGCTCTTAGTGCTTGATGAGCTAGTAAGATCACCGGATGTAGACCTTAGAAAAGAGGTTGAAGGGATAATTAGTATGGTTGAAGAAAATGGAGGGCAGGTAAAAATATTCAGCAGCCTAGAAGAGCCAGGTCAGCAACTAAAGTCCATGGGCGGGATGGCCGCCATACTACGATTCAGTTTAAACTTGAAGAGTGGCAAGACGTAAATCTAGCAGTATGTTAACACAATATTGGAGCGCCTCTATGCCTAGTAAGCAAAGAATAAGGAAATCTAGGCTTAACGTTGGGCAGCTTATCTCAATAATGCTTTTAGCCATGCTAATAGTATCAACGTTAGCCCTCTTAATAATGGCACTGATGTAATGCAAAACATTTTAATTAGCTCCGTCAATGAATGAGTGGGGGAGCTTATGGGCGGTAAGACCAAGAAGCCCATCTCTGCTATGGAGAAGCAACAAAAGCTTCGAGAATTAAAGGAGAAGAAGGTCAAGGAGAAGAAGGAGAAGGAGGAGAAAAAGGAGAAGAAGATCTCAAGCCCGCTCATACCATTAGAAGTTGTTAAGCAACTTGAAAACGAGCTGAACAACATTAAATGTATCACCCCCTTCGTACTAGCCTCCAAGTTCGGTTTAAAGATGGGCGTGGCTAAGAGGGTACTAAGAGAGTTAGAGAATAGGGGCATCCTCAACTGTGTGATTAGGGGTTCAAGAATATCTGTGTACACTCCAGTAAATTATTCTCCAGCTAAATAAGTCCTGCAAGTGACGGTCTTTTCTTCACCTTAGGTATTTCAACCTTCAAGTTTACAACGCCTGTCGACGTCAACTCCACAATTCCCATATCTAGGAGCTTTAATAGAACCTTGTCGGGATCTTGTACTCCAAGCCTCTTTAAGTCGAGTTTAAACCTTATCTCTCCAACACTCCAATAATCAGATAGATAAGACAGGGCTCTCTTCAAATCCTCGTCTAGCCTCTCAACGTCTATGTCGAGCTTAGGTCTTTCCTCTCTCTCCTCAATGATCTCTTCCTGTCCAACTCCCGGTAGAGCTACTATTTTGGGTACTTGCCACGCCATTAGCTCAGGATCCTCCTCATAGCCTTCTGGAGCCACTAGCTCTCCTCTATCTATAAGATCCTTGACTATAGCGTATAGTACGAAGAATGAGCTTATCTCTGTGTTTTCTGCCCACCTAGCGAGCTCTTTAAAAGTTATCCTACCTCCCTCCTCCTTGATCTTCGCCTTAACCATTTCAGCTAGAGTTGAGAACTTATCACTCAATAGCTATCGCCCTTTAGGTTATGAGTAAGTCGAGCTTCCCTTCTTCACAAGCTCTTTTAATCTCCTTAGCGATTCTCCTACCCATGCTCATAGGCTCATCGTATATTAGCCACGTGTAAGGTGAACCGTATATGTATATGTTCGTCCCGGCCACGATCCTCGCTGAGAACTCGAAGACGTAGAAGTTTCCTTCGCCATCATACGCACCCTCGATACAGAATGGCCCTATAAAGCCTGGAGGAACTAATCTCTTAGATGCCTCGACAAGGCCATCACCTATCCTAAACACTTCTTCTAATAACGACTCTCTAAGGACTATCGGTATGTTGCCTACAACTAAAAAGGAAAGATCCGGTTTTGTCTCTATTTGAATATCTGCTGGCAACCTTCCAAGTCCATCAGCATTAGTTTCATACCTTCTATCCATGCCAATCAACTCAAGTTCGTTAGTTAAGGGAGAGTAGAAGAAGTGAACGTAGGATGTCACGCCGAAGATGTACTCTTGTACGAAGATTTGATCTTCACTTATCTTCAGCTTTTCAAGCTTCTTCCTTAACTCACTGGGTTTCGAAGCTAAAAAGTAGCCTTTACCTCCCTTAGCCCCTGGCAGTTTAACTATTACTACCTTGTTTATCTCGTCGATATTTGTATAAATTCTTGGAGTTTTAGCGCCAGCTTCACGTAGAAGTCTCTCCTTGAGATTCCTGTCAGCCTCCCATCTTAAGATGTACTTGTTCCCAAAAATTGGAACCTTAAACCTCTTCTCTATGGTTTCAAGATCCGTGTACTCTATTAGTGAACCGTGGGGTATTAGGATGGCGTTTAAGCTCAATAGTCTATCTTGGACCTCCTCTGAAGCTATCTCAGCAAAGCTGTCAACAACTATCATCTCGTCAATTAACTTTCTGAATCTATTGTACAAGCTCAATCTGTTTTTAAGGCATACGAGGACAGTTTTAAAGCCCTCGTCCTTAGCTCCTTTAAGTATTTGCAGAGCCGTGTGGGATCCTAGGGTCGCTATTGAGACCTTCGAGGAATTCAAAAATGTCACCCCTAAGTTCATGTGACTACGTCCATCAGCCTATTCAAGCGCACAGCCTTCTTTACCTCCATAGCTATTCTTCGACCTGTACCAACGACAAAGCCGTGCTTGAACTTGCTGTAAGGGGACATCGTTATGAGCACTGGACTTCCTGGAACCCTTGGCGACACGTCGAAGATAACTATGTCTAAGTCTACGGTAACAGCTCCTTGGAGGGCGAAGGGGCCTATTATGCCAGGGGGGTACTCTCTCTTAGTCACTTCAACGAACTTTAAGCCTATGTCGAAGACCTTCTCTAGAAGGGACTCCCTTATCGTTGCTGGCATGTGTCCAACCTCGATATTTTGTAGGGGGACTTCGACATCCAATTGCTGTCGAGCAGGTAGGTTAACGAAGTCGTAAATGTTGGTCTGAAGTCTCCTATCAATTCCTAGGAACTCAAGCTCATCATCTAATGGAGAGTAGAAGTAGTTGAAATTAAAGTACGTTCCAATTACAAACTCCTCTATGACTGCATTTCTCAAATCCTCTTCCGTTATAATGCCCTTCTCAATCCTTTCCTTAGCCTTACGCCAGTAATCCTCAGGACTGGAAGCAGTGAAGAAGGCCCTCTCGATCTTCCT harbors:
- a CDS encoding mRNA surveillance protein pelota, whose amino-acid sequence is MRIIAWDERHGRMFLEVEGHNDLWCLYNVLNPGDLVTAKTLREVKVSSKSTRRPMTLKIRVEKVEFQPFTEKLRIMGVVVEGPDEFGVIGSHHTITVSEGTALLIEKEKWLKHEVERIFKAASKKSLATLLIGIDSDEAAFVMPHEYGLELIAEVPLNLPGKHEASKREEVLKSKIRELVDKTKELIERLKVKVVAIVGPGFIKEELAKELASNINVKLYLDSVSAGGYQGVKEAIRRGMLKKVLRDLSVIEEAELMNEFLSHISKSDDKVAYGLEDVKKAAEYRAVEKLLVLDELVRSPDVDLRKEVEGIISMVEENGGQVKIFSSLEEPGQQLKSMGGMAAILRFSLNLKSGKT
- a CDS encoding 30S ribosomal protein S25e — protein: MGGKTKKPISAMEKQQKLRELKEKKVKEKKEKEEKKEKKISSPLIPLEVVKQLENELNNIKCITPFVLASKFGLKMGVAKRVLRELENRGILNCVIRGSRISVYTPVNYSPAK
- a CDS encoding formate--phosphoribosylaminoimidazolecarboxamide ligase; amino-acid sequence: MNSSKVSIATLGSHTALQILKGAKDEGFKTVLVCLKNRLSLYNRFRKLIDEMIVVDSFAEIASEEVQDRLLSLNAILIPHGSLIEYTDLETIEKRFKVPIFGNKYILRWEADRNLKERLLREAGAKTPRIYTNIDEINKVVIVKLPGAKGGKGYFLASKPSELRKKLEKLKISEDQIFVQEYIFGVTSYVHFFYSPLTNELELIGMDRRYETNADGLGRLPADIQIETKPDLSFLVVGNIPIVLRESLLEEVFRIGDGLVEASKRLVPPGFIGPFCIEGAYDGEGNFYVFEFSARIVAGTNIYIYGSPYTWLIYDEPMSMGRRIAKEIKRACEEGKLDLLIT
- a CDS encoding formate--phosphoribosylaminoimidazolecarboxamide ligase family protein; protein product: MITRDEISKVIERYNLDDIHIGVLGSHSALDIMDGAKDEGFKTVVVCQKGRERPYLMYKRLCDEIIVLDKFSQIVNEDVQRALRKLNTVFVPHRAFTTYVSYDDIEERFLVPIFGNRAMLRTEERWAPRNQYYLLERAGIRQPKKFKSPEEIDRLVIVKVPEARRKIERAFFTASSPEDYWRKAKERIEKGIITEEDLRNAVIEEFVIGTYFNFNYFYSPLDDELEFLGIDRRLQTNIYDFVNLPARQQLDVEVPLQNIEVGHMPATIRESLLEKVFDIGLKFVEVTKREYPPGIIGPFALQGAVTVDLDIVIFDVSPRVPGSPVLITMSPYSKFKHGFVVGTGRRIAMEVKKAVRLNRLMDVVT